The DNA window AAATTGTCTTTGGCAATTTTCAACAAAAGAATTGTCTTTGGTTGGATCGTTGAATTGATAGTTGTCAAAACTTAAAACATCAACATAATCGGCACCTGGATAATAGTCTAAGAACTCTTCTTTAGATTTGAAATCGGCCGTATTGTAGACATAGATTAGGTTGTGAATGCCTTTTGCTTGAAGGTAATGAAAGGTAAATTTCCATAAAGCCTTGAATTCTTCTGGATTCGCATTGTTTTTACACCACCAAAACCAATTGCCAGTGAGCTCGTGAAAAGGTCGAAATAAAATAGGAATCGGATTTCCTTTCTTATCGGATAAGGTGGAAATATAATTAGCGGCTTCATCGAGGGCAAGTTTGAACTTTTCGTGGCTTTGGCCTCCTGGCAATGCCGATGCAACTGATTTTGGAGAAGTATCCCAAGCATTTCCCCCGGTCAATGGATTGTCAAGATGCCAGCTAAGGGTTATAACTCCGCCTCTTGAATGTCCTTCAATAATGTATTGTCGCATTTTATCAAAAGGCACTCCATCAATATTTTTGTCTGATTTTTTTTCCAAACCAGCAAGGTCCCAGCCATAAACTGCGGGGAAGTCTCCAACAACGTCTTTTACATCGCTTCTTCCCGCCACTTGTTTCCAGTTCACCCCATAGGCTAAATCGTCTTGATGCCCAAAAAGGATTGCTTTATTGGATAA is part of the Flavobacterium nackdongense genome and encodes:
- a CDS encoding glycoside hydrolase family 26 protein, which encodes MNTKSSIADQNATAKTKILFKNLTDLSNKAILFGHQDDLAYGVNWKQVAGRSDVKDVVGDFPAVYGWDLAGLEKKSDKNIDGVPFDKMRQYIIEGHSRGGVITLSWHLDNPLTGGNAWDTSPKSVASALPGGQSHEKFKLALDEAANYISTLSDKKGNPIPILFRPFHELTGNWFWWCKNNANPEEFKALWKFTFHYLQAKGIHNLIYVYNTADFKSKEEFLDYYPGADYVDVLSFDNYQFNDPTKDNSFVENCQRQFKIMDEVAKEQNKIMALAETGYEAIPYDKWWTNTLMQAIGDYKIAYVLVWRNQGWQEKEQKMHYYAPFKGQTSEKDFVDFYHLDQILFEKEAAKVKLYK